A genomic segment from Fodinicola acaciae encodes:
- the leuA gene encoding 2-isopropylmalate synthase, with protein MPVQRYKPFHELVQTIDLPDRTWPAKRATEAPLWCAVDLRDGNQALIDPMTPERKRRMFQMLCRMGYKEIEVGFPAASQTDFDFVREIIENDMIPDDVTIQVLTQARDHLIHRTFEAIRGAKQVIVHLYNSTSILQRRVVFGLEKDGITDIAVQGARLIQKLTETVPDTKVRYQYSPESYTGTELDYAVEICNAVNDVWQPTPDRPVIVNLPSTVEMATPNVYADSIEWMSRNLAYRDSVILSLHPHNDRGTGVAAAELGYLAGAQRIEGCLFGNGERTGNVCLVTLGMNLFSQGIDPQIDFSNIDEIRRTVEYCNQLPIHERHAWGGDLVYTSFSGSHQDAINKGLNAMSRAAEAAGKSVDDMPWEVPYLPIDPKDIGRTYEAVIRVNSQSGKGGVAYIMKAEHQLDLPRRLQIEFSQVIQRLTDSEGGEVSPARMWDIFTDEYLPGSAVPWGRLALANYRTTADATATGDDKLVADITLDGEARQLEGIGTGPIEAFTSALGGVGIEVRVLDYAEHALTSGEDAKAAAYVECQIGDLVLWGVGVDANIVTASLRAVVSAVNRASR; from the coding sequence ATGCCAGTCCAGCGCTACAAACCGTTCCACGAGCTCGTCCAGACCATCGACCTGCCGGACCGTACGTGGCCGGCCAAGCGGGCCACCGAGGCGCCGCTGTGGTGCGCGGTCGACCTGCGCGACGGCAACCAGGCGCTGATCGACCCGATGACGCCGGAGCGCAAGCGCCGGATGTTCCAGATGCTGTGCCGGATGGGTTACAAGGAGATCGAGGTCGGCTTCCCCGCCGCCAGCCAGACCGACTTCGACTTCGTGCGGGAAATCATCGAAAACGACATGATTCCCGACGACGTCACCATCCAGGTGCTGACGCAGGCCCGCGACCACCTGATCCACCGCACGTTCGAGGCGATCCGCGGCGCCAAACAGGTGATCGTCCACCTCTACAACTCGACCTCGATCCTGCAGCGCCGGGTCGTTTTCGGCCTGGAGAAGGACGGCATCACCGACATCGCCGTGCAGGGCGCGCGGCTGATCCAGAAGCTCACCGAAACGGTCCCGGACACCAAGGTCCGCTATCAGTATTCGCCGGAGTCCTACACCGGCACCGAGCTGGACTACGCGGTGGAGATCTGCAACGCGGTCAACGACGTCTGGCAGCCGACACCTGACCGGCCGGTGATCGTCAACCTGCCGTCGACGGTCGAGATGGCGACCCCGAACGTGTACGCCGACTCGATCGAGTGGATGAGCCGCAACCTGGCCTATCGCGACTCGGTCATCCTGTCCCTGCATCCGCACAACGACCGCGGCACCGGTGTCGCCGCCGCCGAGCTGGGATATCTGGCCGGCGCGCAGCGGATCGAGGGCTGCCTGTTCGGCAACGGCGAGCGCACCGGCAACGTCTGCCTGGTGACGCTGGGGATGAACCTGTTCAGCCAGGGCATCGACCCGCAGATCGACTTCTCCAACATCGACGAGATCCGGCGTACGGTCGAATACTGCAACCAGCTGCCGATCCACGAGCGGCACGCGTGGGGCGGCGACCTGGTCTACACCTCGTTCTCCGGCTCGCACCAGGACGCGATCAACAAGGGCCTGAACGCCATGAGCCGCGCGGCCGAGGCGGCCGGCAAGTCGGTCGACGACATGCCGTGGGAAGTGCCCTACCTGCCGATCGACCCGAAGGACATCGGCCGCACGTACGAGGCGGTCATCCGGGTCAACTCGCAGTCCGGCAAGGGTGGCGTCGCCTACATCATGAAGGCCGAGCACCAGCTCGACCTGCCGCGCCGGCTGCAGATCGAGTTCAGCCAGGTCATCCAGCGGCTGACCGACAGCGAGGGCGGCGAGGTGTCGCCGGCCAGGATGTGGGACATCTTCACCGACGAATACCTGCCCGGCTCGGCCGTACCGTGGGGCCGGCTGGCCCTGGCCAACTACCGGACCACCGCCGACGCCACCGCGACCGGCGACGACAAGCTCGTCGCCGACATCACCCTCGACGGCGAGGCACGCCAGCTCGAGGGGATCGGAACCGGCCCAATCGAGGCCTTCACGTCCGCGCTCGGCGGCGTCGGCATCGAGGTCAGGGTCCTGGACTACGCCGAACACGCTCTCACCTCCGGTGAGGACGCGAAGGCGGCCGCGTACGTGGAATGCCAGATCGGCGATCTCGTGCTGTGGGGAGTCGGCGTCGACGCGAACATCGTCACCGCCTCGCTCCGTGCGGTGGTCAGCGCGGTGAACCGCGCTTCTCGCTGA
- a CDS encoding alpha/beta hydrolase: protein MPVRGWPLLAVAAVLCALSAVVAYVVLVSRSPTQYGAIALSFAPDFLVVTVLAVVVLALTVWKRRWLAAALALLSVLLSGSVSLVPTFGGLTTANQSGIGVSVTPLISNAFTVNAGEPVTAKSVRFAVIGGHQLNIDVWRPLDSNKRAIVLIHGGGWISGDRSRTPRWDRLFSSVGYTVFDVQYRLHGELPPGSDLAPIVGDTKCALAWITANAGSYGVDRGRITLMGQSAGAHLALMTAYTTAADGLPPSCQLPEGKPRAVVDLYGPTDLAASTDWTAVMAGTPAQRPAEYRKLSPLTYAKPGRPPTLIVAGLSDRIVPVSQSKLLDGALTKAGVRHQALYLPYADHGFDINWGSFQTQTAVAVVARFLDTYG, encoded by the coding sequence ATGCCGGTACGAGGCTGGCCGCTGCTGGCCGTCGCCGCCGTCCTCTGCGCGCTTTCCGCGGTCGTCGCGTACGTCGTGCTGGTCAGCAGGAGCCCGACGCAGTACGGCGCGATCGCCCTGAGTTTCGCGCCGGATTTCCTCGTGGTCACCGTGCTCGCCGTCGTCGTACTCGCGTTGACAGTCTGGAAGAGACGGTGGCTCGCGGCGGCGTTGGCGCTGCTTTCCGTCCTGCTTTCGGGCTCGGTGAGCCTCGTCCCCACCTTCGGCGGTCTCACCACGGCCAACCAGTCCGGCATCGGCGTGTCCGTCACACCGCTGATTTCCAACGCGTTCACGGTCAACGCCGGCGAGCCGGTGACGGCAAAGTCGGTGCGGTTCGCCGTTATCGGCGGCCATCAGCTCAACATCGACGTGTGGCGGCCGCTGGATTCCAACAAGCGCGCGATCGTGTTGATCCACGGCGGCGGCTGGATTTCCGGCGACCGCAGCCGTACGCCTCGATGGGACCGGTTGTTCAGCTCGGTCGGCTACACGGTTTTCGACGTCCAATACCGACTGCACGGCGAGCTGCCGCCGGGCAGCGACCTGGCGCCGATCGTCGGCGACACGAAATGCGCGCTGGCCTGGATCACCGCCAACGCCGGCAGCTATGGCGTCGATCGCGGACGCATCACGCTGATGGGTCAGTCGGCCGGAGCACATCTCGCGCTGATGACCGCATACACGACCGCCGCCGATGGCCTGCCGCCGAGCTGCCAGCTGCCGGAAGGCAAGCCGCGCGCGGTCGTCGACCTGTACGGTCCGACCGATCTCGCCGCGTCGACGGACTGGACCGCCGTGATGGCCGGCACGCCGGCGCAGCGGCCGGCCGAATACCGGAAGCTGTCGCCGCTCACGTACGCGAAGCCCGGCCGGCCGCCGACTCTGATCGTCGCCGGTCTCTCCGACCGGATCGTGCCGGTGAGCCAGTCGAAGCTGCTGGATGGTGCGCTGACGAAGGCCGGCGTACGCCATCAGGCGTTGTATCTGCCCTACGCCGACCACGGTTTCGACATCAACTGGGGTTCGTTCCAGACCCAGACGGCGGTCGCCGTGGTGGCGCGTTTTCTTGACACATACGGCTAG
- a CDS encoding MFS transporter yields the protein MAVSTLTPAGRKFRGLPAGRTGEWTDVKLTPYRRVLAAPGMTRLLIITTIARIPGLAASIVLTLYVVGNLHRGYADAGLLATAMTIGVALGGPWRGRAIDRYGVRAALLPSIVGSAVFWGFAPFLSYPLLVPAALLAGLLNPPVFGISRQAIGVMLPEELRRTGFALDSVLVEISYMIGPLIGVLVSTTVSPVVTILGLGAFQVAACVALIVLNPRVSAVSRDSVGEPAVKRTRLISSGLVAVLVLMAASTLALAGSEVAAIAVLRDQHQDAVVGVVLAVWAVGSMIGGFLYGGVSRALSSATLVIALGVGTVLLTAAPNWWVLAIALLPVGMLCAPSISATVADVNKLVPAVRRGEAMGWHGTAGTAGVSIGAPLAGFAIDYLGPIWGFAVTGGVGLALALFAIGLARFGSGRGRPATRRLFRRTAADPTVTPAAAS from the coding sequence ATGGCGGTGAGCACACTCACCCCGGCCGGCCGGAAATTCCGTGGACTGCCGGCCGGCCGCACCGGAGAATGGACAGACGTGAAGCTGACTCCCTATCGCCGTGTGCTGGCGGCGCCGGGGATGACCCGGCTGTTGATCATCACCACCATCGCGCGCATTCCCGGCCTGGCCGCGAGCATCGTGCTGACCCTTTACGTGGTGGGGAATTTGCACCGCGGATACGCCGACGCCGGCCTGCTGGCGACCGCGATGACCATCGGCGTCGCGCTCGGCGGTCCGTGGCGCGGCCGCGCGATCGACCGTTACGGCGTACGCGCCGCGCTGCTGCCGTCGATCGTCGGCAGCGCGGTTTTCTGGGGTTTCGCGCCGTTCCTGAGCTATCCGCTGCTGGTGCCGGCGGCGCTGCTGGCAGGCCTGCTCAACCCGCCGGTGTTCGGCATTTCCCGGCAGGCGATCGGCGTCATGCTGCCGGAGGAGCTGCGGCGCACCGGGTTCGCGCTGGACTCGGTGCTGGTCGAGATCTCATACATGATCGGTCCGCTGATCGGCGTACTCGTGTCGACCACCGTCTCGCCGGTGGTGACCATCCTCGGATTGGGTGCCTTCCAGGTCGCCGCGTGTGTCGCGCTGATCGTCCTCAACCCGCGGGTGTCCGCGGTGAGCCGTGACTCCGTCGGCGAGCCGGCGGTGAAGCGTACGCGGCTGATCAGCAGTGGACTGGTGGCCGTGCTGGTGCTGATGGCCGCCTCGACGCTGGCGCTGGCCGGCAGTGAGGTGGCCGCCATCGCGGTGCTGCGCGACCAGCACCAGGACGCGGTCGTCGGCGTCGTACTCGCTGTGTGGGCCGTCGGCTCGATGATCGGCGGTTTCCTGTACGGCGGGGTGTCCCGCGCGTTGTCCAGCGCGACGCTGGTGATCGCGCTCGGCGTCGGCACGGTGCTGCTGACCGCCGCACCCAACTGGTGGGTCCTGGCGATCGCGCTGCTGCCGGTCGGCATGCTCTGCGCGCCGTCCATCTCGGCCACCGTCGCCGACGTGAACAAGCTCGTCCCGGCCGTACGCCGCGGCGAGGCGATGGGCTGGCACGGCACCGCCGGCACCGCCGGTGTGTCGATCGGCGCGCCGCTGGCCGGCTTCGCGATCGACTATCTGGGGCCGATCTGGGGGTTCGCGGTCACCGGTGGCGTCGGCCTGGCACTCGCGCTGTTCGCCATCGGCCTGGCGCGCTTCGGCTCCGGCCGCGGCCGCCCCGCCACCCGCCGCCTCTTCCGCCGCACCGCCGCCGACCCCACCGTCACCCCAGCCGCCGCCAGCTGA
- a CDS encoding response regulator transcription factor, which translates to MSARVLVVDDDLTVRDVVERYLTHAGYRVDVRGDGAAALAAVRADPPDLVVLDLMLPGVDGLEVCRQLRARSSIPVIMLTALGEEEDRVVGLETGADDYVTKPFSPRELVLRIGLVLRRANGSDGLGRSAGSVSDGDLVLDLDGRRATLAGEELVLTTREFDLLAHFLRHPGQVHRRPDLLEQVWGWSFGDQSTVTVHVRRLREKIEADPVHPKRLATVWGVGYRYDPQSGQQ; encoded by the coding sequence GTGAGCGCGCGCGTGCTGGTGGTCGACGACGATCTGACCGTACGGGACGTGGTGGAGCGCTATCTGACGCACGCCGGCTATCGGGTGGACGTGCGCGGTGACGGCGCGGCGGCGTTGGCGGCGGTGCGGGCCGATCCGCCGGATCTGGTGGTCCTCGACCTGATGTTGCCGGGCGTCGACGGCCTGGAGGTCTGCCGGCAGCTGCGCGCACGCAGCAGCATCCCGGTCATCATGTTGACCGCGCTCGGCGAGGAAGAAGACCGCGTGGTGGGGTTGGAGACCGGCGCGGACGATTACGTCACCAAGCCGTTCAGTCCGCGCGAGCTGGTGTTGCGGATCGGCCTGGTTTTGCGGCGTGCCAACGGATCCGACGGGCTCGGCCGGTCGGCGGGGTCGGTGAGCGACGGCGACCTGGTGCTCGACCTGGACGGCCGCAGGGCGACGCTGGCCGGCGAGGAGCTGGTGTTGACGACCCGCGAGTTCGACCTGCTGGCGCATTTTCTCAGGCATCCCGGCCAGGTCCACCGCCGTCCCGACCTGCTCGAGCAGGTGTGGGGTTGGAGCTTCGGCGACCAGTCGACGGTGACGGTGCACGTACGCCGGCTGCGCGAGAAGATCGAGGCAGACCCGGTGCATCCCAAGCGGCTGGCGACCGTGTGGGGTGTCGGATATCGGTACGACCCGCAGTCCGGCCAGCAATGA
- a CDS encoding sensor histidine kinase has protein sequence MNHFLAVALTALASTLPVVLVGSVVLHRMRRRSIATALAVLVLVPVIATLTGVLFVSGFMVNLTNVVLVCLLVAAVCVPAGLMLGRQIAADSVWEREARARERKLESSRRELVAWISHDLRTPLAGIRAMTEALEDGVVSSPEEIAAYSQNIRRETERLSAMVDDLFHLSRITAGALRLTLAPVSLGEVVSEALAAESAGAARKDVRLAAAEEADWPVVQGSDTELARVLRNLLSNAIRHTPAGGSVVVAAGVDGDEAWLRVDDGCGGIPDDELGRVFDVAYRGTASRTPGASDAGGGLGLAVARGLVEAHSGRISAENHGPGCRFEVRLPRKAETIAQAGT, from the coding sequence ATGAACCATTTCCTCGCCGTCGCGCTGACCGCTCTGGCCAGTACGCTTCCGGTCGTCCTGGTCGGCAGCGTCGTGCTGCACCGGATGCGCCGCCGCTCGATCGCCACCGCGCTCGCCGTGCTCGTCCTGGTGCCGGTGATCGCGACGCTGACCGGCGTCCTGTTCGTCAGTGGTTTCATGGTCAACCTGACCAATGTCGTGCTGGTCTGCCTGCTGGTGGCGGCGGTGTGCGTGCCGGCCGGTCTGATGCTCGGACGGCAGATCGCTGCCGACAGCGTGTGGGAACGAGAGGCACGGGCACGCGAGCGCAAGCTGGAGTCGTCGCGCCGGGAGCTGGTCGCGTGGATCAGCCACGACCTGCGTACGCCGCTGGCCGGCATCCGGGCGATGACCGAGGCGCTGGAAGACGGCGTGGTCAGCTCGCCGGAGGAAATCGCCGCCTATTCGCAGAACATTCGCCGCGAGACCGAGCGGCTGTCCGCGATGGTCGACGATCTTTTCCATCTGTCGCGGATAACCGCCGGCGCATTGCGGCTGACGCTCGCGCCGGTCTCGCTCGGCGAGGTGGTTTCCGAAGCGTTGGCCGCGGAAAGCGCCGGCGCCGCGCGCAAGGACGTACGGCTCGCCGCCGCCGAGGAGGCGGATTGGCCGGTCGTCCAGGGCAGCGACACGGAATTGGCTCGTGTGCTGAGAAATCTGCTCTCCAACGCCATCCGGCACACGCCGGCCGGCGGTTCGGTCGTGGTGGCGGCCGGCGTCGACGGCGACGAGGCGTGGCTGCGCGTGGACGACGGCTGTGGCGGCATTCCCGACGACGAGCTCGGCCGTGTTTTCGACGTCGCCTATCGCGGCACGGCATCGCGTACGCCTGGCGCCTCCGACGCCGGAGGCGGCCTCGGCCTGGCCGTCGCGCGTGGCCTGGTGGAAGCACATTCCGGCCGGATCAGCGCGGAAAACCACGGACCGGGCTGCCGGTTCGAGGTGCGGCTGCCACGGAAAGCGGAGACCATCGCGCAGGCCGGAACCTGA
- a CDS encoding cytochrome c oxidase assembly protein, with amino-acid sequence MQPLTMTTAVTTWTPDALGLLLAVGLGTGYAWCLRKVPGWPLARTAAFFGVGLGSLLAVSVTFVGAYDDALFWVRAVQVIVLLMITPFGLALGAPLTLAKEASNNDKIDRILAGRTVKFLTCPPVGSIILLATPWLLYFTGWYDAVLRDGGIDAASRLALIAIGFVYFYGRLQIDPMPRRYPHLVAVGITFVEVVFDAALGLVLWLGPKLVGHYDRAWGPSHRLDQIIGAGVLWIGGDVAGLPFLAALFRRMIADDAKETRKVDEELDAQEPTGKLWWEDHPELSERFRRESGRPRGRY; translated from the coding sequence GTGCAACCGCTGACGATGACGACCGCGGTGACGACCTGGACGCCAGACGCGCTGGGCCTGCTGCTCGCGGTCGGTCTTGGCACTGGTTATGCCTGGTGTTTACGAAAAGTGCCAGGCTGGCCGCTCGCCCGCACGGCCGCGTTTTTCGGTGTCGGCCTTGGCAGTTTGCTTGCCGTTTCAGTGACTTTCGTTGGCGCGTACGACGATGCGCTTTTCTGGGTCCGCGCGGTGCAGGTGATCGTGTTGTTGATGATCACGCCGTTCGGCCTGGCGCTCGGTGCGCCGCTGACGCTGGCAAAAGAGGCGTCAAACAACGACAAAATCGATCGGATCCTGGCCGGCCGGACGGTGAAGTTTCTGACGTGTCCGCCGGTCGGCTCCATCATCCTGCTGGCCACACCGTGGCTGTTGTATTTCACCGGCTGGTACGACGCCGTCCTGCGTGACGGCGGCATCGACGCGGCCAGCCGGCTCGCGCTGATCGCCATCGGTTTCGTCTATTTCTACGGCCGCCTGCAGATCGATCCGATGCCGCGCCGCTATCCGCATCTGGTCGCCGTCGGCATCACCTTCGTCGAGGTGGTTTTCGACGCGGCGCTGGGTTTGGTGCTGTGGCTGGGGCCGAAGCTGGTCGGTCATTACGACCGCGCCTGGGGACCCAGCCACCGCCTCGACCAGATCATCGGCGCCGGTGTGTTGTGGATCGGTGGCGACGTCGCCGGTCTTCCCTTCCTCGCCGCGTTGTTTCGCCGAATGATCGCCGACGACGCCAAGGAGACCAGGAAGGTCGACGAGGAGCTGGACGCGCAGGAACCGACCGGAAAACTCTGGTGGGAGGACCATCCGGAGCTGTCAGAGCGATTCCGCCGGGAGTCAGGACGACCCCGAGGACGATACTGA
- a CDS encoding FAD-dependent oxidoreductase, giving the protein MTRVVVIGAGLAGLTLAQGLRKAGVDVRIYEKDAGMEARFQGYRIGLLDYGWSALRACLPEESYELAVATSGDLTGPGLLFDDQLRLLASGDEIGPPEDARVVDRHVFRHVLAGGLQDRIEYGKKLASFSETTAGVRAVFTDGTEVSGDVLVGADGGFSAVRRLLLPHVGFQTADLGGAMGRTQLTDQFRRLVHGRGTMVKGPGITLMLGRMEFRTPPGKLGLPPTDSYVRWVMLIPPDHPAGQPSDQPPPAIAVVRDLLRDWHPDIVDLIARADAHNSVIGFAQVLDQPVTGWDAERVTMLGDAAHLTLASGGNGANTALRDAETLCARLVGDGDLRAYQKEMLERGNAAVEFSKQNQKKFVPSSVSSSGSS; this is encoded by the coding sequence ATGACACGGGTAGTGGTGATCGGCGCCGGACTGGCCGGCCTGACGCTTGCTCAGGGACTCCGCAAAGCCGGCGTCGACGTGCGGATATACGAGAAGGACGCGGGCATGGAGGCGCGTTTCCAGGGATATCGGATCGGTTTGCTCGACTATGGCTGGTCGGCGTTGCGCGCGTGCCTGCCGGAGGAGTCGTACGAGCTGGCGGTCGCCACCAGCGGCGACCTGACCGGACCGGGTTTGCTCTTCGACGACCAGCTGCGGCTGCTGGCCAGCGGTGACGAGATCGGTCCGCCGGAGGACGCGCGGGTGGTCGACCGGCACGTGTTCCGGCATGTCTTGGCGGGTGGCCTGCAAGACCGGATCGAATACGGGAAGAAGCTCGCGTCCTTTTCCGAGACAACCGCCGGCGTGCGGGCTGTTTTTACCGACGGCACCGAGGTGTCCGGCGACGTGCTGGTCGGTGCCGACGGCGGCTTTTCGGCCGTACGACGGCTTTTGCTGCCGCACGTCGGCTTCCAGACCGCCGATCTCGGTGGCGCGATGGGACGTACGCAGCTGACCGACCAGTTTCGCCGGCTGGTGCACGGCCGCGGCACGATGGTCAAGGGACCCGGCATCACGCTGATGCTCGGACGGATGGAGTTTCGTACGCCGCCTGGCAAACTCGGCCTGCCGCCGACCGACAGCTATGTCCGCTGGGTGATGTTGATCCCGCCGGACCATCCGGCCGGACAGCCGTCCGACCAGCCGCCGCCGGCGATCGCGGTCGTGCGGGATCTGTTGCGTGACTGGCATCCGGACATCGTCGACCTGATCGCGAGGGCCGACGCGCACAACAGTGTGATCGGTTTCGCGCAGGTGCTCGACCAGCCGGTGACCGGCTGGGACGCCGAGCGCGTGACCATGCTCGGCGACGCGGCACACCTGACATTGGCCAGCGGCGGCAACGGCGCCAACACTGCCTTGCGCGACGCGGAAACCCTGTGCGCGCGGCTGGTCGGCGACGGCGACCTGCGCGCGTATCAGAAGGAAATGCTCGAACGCGGCAACGCGGCGGTGGAGTTTTCCAAGCAGAACCAGAAGAAGTTCGTGCCGTCCTCAGTATCGTCCTCGGGGTCGTCCTGA
- a CDS encoding TetR/AcrR family transcriptional regulator C-terminal domain-containing protein, producing the protein MSRRDEVLQAAVELLDEVGLDALTTRRLAAKLGVQAGALYRHFASKQALLDAVVGHLIDEAADGTPELTGEWDHVLRVMAFGMRSAMLAHRDGARLMTTFQVPSAAGEQAFNRTIELLVEAGLTAEAAVSAVDTLFAYVNGFTIEEQARGGDRDLAFRAGVELILAGIRAGLP; encoded by the coding sequence ATGTCACGCCGCGACGAGGTGCTGCAGGCGGCCGTCGAGCTGCTCGACGAGGTCGGTCTGGACGCGCTGACGACCCGGCGGCTGGCCGCCAAGCTCGGCGTGCAGGCCGGCGCGCTCTATCGGCACTTCGCGAGCAAGCAGGCGCTGCTCGACGCGGTCGTCGGCCACCTGATCGACGAGGCGGCCGACGGCACGCCGGAGCTGACCGGCGAGTGGGACCACGTGTTACGGGTGATGGCCTTCGGCATGCGGTCGGCGATGCTCGCACACCGCGACGGCGCGCGGCTGATGACCACCTTCCAGGTGCCGTCGGCGGCCGGCGAGCAGGCCTTCAACCGTACGATCGAGCTGTTGGTCGAGGCCGGCCTCACCGCCGAGGCCGCGGTGTCGGCGGTGGACACGCTTTTCGCGTACGTCAACGGTTTCACGATCGAGGAACAGGCTCGCGGCGGCGACCGCGACCTGGCCTTCCGCGCAGGTGTCGAGCTGATCCTGGCTGGCATCCGCGCCGGCCTGCCGTAA
- a CDS encoding propionyl-CoA synthetase, with protein MASYRETYQRSLSDPAGFWLDAANTLSWHVPPTVALDDSRPPFFRWYPDGRLNTCHNALDRHVEHGRGGQPALIYDSPVTGTKRTYTYEQLRDEVAKFAGVLAGLGVTAGDRVVIYMPMIPEAVIAMLACARLGAVHSVVFGGFAPAELAVRIDDAQPKVLVTASCGIEGKRVIEYKPLVDRAYGLTRNRPGKTIVLQREQATALMRSGELDWTEVMRTATPHPCVPVAATDPLYILYTSGTTGKPKGVVRDNGGHAVALSWSMTNIYGIRPGDVWWTASDVGWVVGHSYIVYAPLLVGATTVLYEGKPVGTPDAGAFWRVISEHGVAALFTAPTAFRAIKKEDPLGRFLAKLDLSRFRTLFLAGERLDPATYEWADKILGVPVVDHWWQTETGWPICANLRGLDPMPIKPGSPSVPVPGYRVEILDEAGRPVPAGTEGAVAIRLPLPPGTLTTLWNDDDRYVSEYLSRYPGYYQTGDGGYVDDEGYVYVMGRTDDVINVAGHRLSTGAMEAVLAGHPAVAECAVIGVADDMKGQVPRGFVVLKSGVDTDPAQVVAELVRRVRDEIGAVAALRRVDVVAGLPKTRSGKILRRTMRGIADGREEPMPSTIEDPAVVETLRPILTRRLSD; from the coding sequence ATGGCGTCCTATCGCGAGACCTACCAGCGCAGCCTGAGCGATCCGGCCGGCTTTTGGCTTGACGCGGCCAACACGCTCAGCTGGCACGTGCCGCCGACGGTGGCGCTGGACGACTCCAGACCGCCGTTCTTCCGCTGGTATCCGGACGGCCGGCTCAACACCTGCCACAACGCGCTGGACCGGCACGTCGAGCACGGCCGCGGCGGACAGCCGGCGCTCATCTACGATTCGCCTGTCACCGGCACGAAACGTACGTACACGTACGAGCAATTGCGTGACGAGGTCGCGAAATTCGCCGGTGTGCTGGCCGGTCTCGGTGTCACCGCTGGCGATCGCGTGGTGATCTACATGCCGATGATCCCGGAGGCGGTCATCGCGATGCTCGCCTGCGCCCGGCTCGGCGCGGTGCACTCGGTGGTCTTCGGCGGCTTCGCGCCGGCCGAGCTGGCCGTACGGATCGACGACGCACAGCCGAAAGTGCTGGTGACCGCGAGCTGTGGCATCGAGGGAAAACGGGTCATCGAATACAAGCCACTGGTCGATCGCGCGTACGGCCTGACCCGTAACCGGCCGGGAAAAACCATTGTCCTGCAACGCGAACAGGCCACCGCGCTGATGCGCTCAGGCGAGCTGGACTGGACCGAGGTGATGCGCACGGCGACACCGCATCCGTGCGTGCCGGTGGCCGCCACCGACCCGCTCTACATTCTCTACACCTCAGGCACCACTGGAAAACCGAAAGGCGTCGTACGCGACAACGGCGGTCACGCGGTCGCGCTTTCCTGGAGCATGACCAACATCTATGGCATCCGGCCGGGCGACGTGTGGTGGACGGCGTCCGATGTCGGCTGGGTCGTCGGACATTCGTACATCGTCTACGCGCCGCTGCTGGTCGGCGCGACAACCGTTTTGTACGAAGGAAAACCGGTCGGCACGCCGGACGCCGGCGCGTTCTGGCGAGTGATTTCCGAGCACGGCGTGGCGGCGCTTTTCACCGCCCCGACCGCGTTTCGCGCGATCAAGAAAGAGGACCCGCTCGGCCGGTTCCTGGCCAAGCTGGACCTGAGCCGGTTCCGTACGCTCTTCCTGGCCGGCGAGCGGCTCGACCCGGCAACTTATGAGTGGGCCGACAAAATTCTCGGCGTGCCGGTGGTGGATCACTGGTGGCAGACCGAAACCGGCTGGCCGATCTGCGCCAACCTGCGCGGCCTGGATCCGATGCCGATCAAACCGGGGTCGCCGAGCGTGCCGGTGCCGGGTTATCGGGTGGAGATCCTGGACGAGGCCGGTCGGCCCGTACCGGCCGGCACAGAAGGCGCGGTCGCGATCCGGCTGCCGCTGCCGCCTGGCACGCTCACCACGCTGTGGAACGACGACGACCGCTATGTTTCCGAGTATCTGTCCCGATATCCGGGCTACTACCAGACCGGCGACGGCGGTTACGTCGACGACGAGGGCTATGTCTATGTGATGGGTCGTACGGACGACGTCATCAACGTCGCCGGCCACCGGTTGTCGACCGGCGCGATGGAGGCCGTGCTCGCCGGCCATCCGGCGGTCGCCGAGTGTGCGGTGATCGGCGTCGCCGACGACATGAAAGGCCAGGTGCCGCGCGGTTTCGTGGTGCTCAAGAGCGGCGTCGACACCGACCCGGCGCAGGTCGTCGCGGAGCTGGTGCGGCGCGTACGCGACGAGATCGGCGCGGTCGCCGCGCTGCGGCGCGTCGACGTGGTGGCCGGCCTGCCCAAGACCCGGTCCGGCAAGATCCTGCGGCGCACGATGCGCGGCATCGCCGACGGTCGCGAGGAACCCATGCCCTCCACCATCGAGGATCCCGCCGTCGTCGAAACCCTCCGCCCCATCCTGACGCGCCGATTGTCCGATTGA